Genomic segment of Mucilaginibacter sabulilitoris:
CATTTGCCCCTGGTTTAAGTAAAGCATAGGTAGTAAAGCTAAAGCCGTTCCAGTTGTTGCCTTTGCTTGATTCAAGCGAAGGCATAGACATAAAGAAGTCAAAATTAAAGTGCGATTGCGAAGGGATATTGCGCAGCACCCCGGTTATTTTATAATTAACGTTGCTGTTTACCAGTGTAATGTAACGGCCTACTACCTGAATACTATTAAAATATTTTTTGGCAGCATTTTCGGTCAATACAATGGTGTTTGGTTCTTTTAGTGCTGTTTTGGGGTCGCCATCTATCATGGGCAGGGTAAAAACATCAAATATTCCGGCATCGCCATAAACCACCTTATTTTCGTTAACATATTCATTGCCCTTTTTAAAGCGGATTTCTGTCGCAGCAATCATTCTTACCGATCTTTCAACCTCAGGAAATTCGGCTTTGAGCGCTGCCGACAGGGGAGGAGGAGTTACTGCATAGGAGCTGCTATTGCCACCAAATTTAATATCGGCGTTCACCCGATAAATGCGATCAGCTTTTTGATTGAACCGGTCATAACTCAGCTCATCGACTACATAAAAAACAATAAGCAGGCAGGTAGCCAGTCCCGCGGCCAGCCCTAAAATATTAATAACCGTAACTCCTTTATTTTTCAAAAGGTTTTTAAACGCAATTTTGATAAAGTTTTTTAGCATGGCTGAAAAGGTTATTTTAACGGATTGGAATTACTGATGTATCTGACATAAGCTGTTGATAAACAGTTTACAACTAAATTAAATAATGCATCATTATTAATTTGTTAAATAAAGTTAAACCGTATCAGGACTATAATCATCATCTTAATGCAAACTGATTTTAGCAGATGATCAAGACAACACATCAGGCATATCAAATATAACTAAATTTTTAGTTATAAAATATAAATTAAAATATAGCTCCTGGAATTTATGATGAGCAAATTAACCGGGTTGCTTCACTATGCTTATAGTATGGCCAAACATCAGCATATCGCCCTGCCAGCCTTGGTGACCGGGGATAAGATATCTGATATTTTTAAAGCGGTTTTTAACCCGGGTTATTGATCCAGGCCATTCGGGAATGTTGGCATCGGCTGTGTAGCCGATGCTATTGGTTTCCATGCTTTTGATAAGGCAACCGCCAAACAGTACCTTACTTTGTGGCAGCCATACCACTATATTATCTTTAGTATGGCCCCCGCCCGGAAAAAAGGTTTGTACTGCTACGCCGCCGCCAACGTTAAAAACGGTGTCTTTACTAAAGGTAAATTCGGCTTGCTTGTTGCCATGTCGTTTAGCCAGTTGATTTGTTAACACAGTTGCATAGGTTTTCACGCCATTCTTTTTCAGCAAATCAAGACCAGCGGTGCGGTCACTGTGAAAATGGGTTGATATACAAAGTTTAATCTTTTGCTTGTAACGCCGTTGTAATGTGTCTACAAGCTGTTGTGTTTGGGCTTCGTCCCAGGGCGTATCAATAAGTATGATGCCGTTGGCAGTTACAATGTATAATCCGTTGGCCGGGAAAGGTGTTTTGTCATCGGGCAAACCATACGAAACATACACGTATACATTACCTGTTAAGTGGGTAGTGCTAATCTTAAAAGGTCGGGTTTGGGCTTTACCAAAAGTGGCGCACAGAACCAGCATGGCAGACAATATGAATTTCATAAGTTGAAAATATAGTAAACGAATTAATTACCCTGCAATTACTATGAATGCCTAGTATTTTATTTTTATTTGCAGAAAACAAGAAAGCTATGTCGTTACAACCAGGTCAGGAAGCCCCTCAATTCACTTTAGTATCATCAGCGTTAAAAAGTGTATCACTTGCCGATTTTAAGGGTCGTAAAGTAGTGTTGCATTTTTTTCCTTTCGCTTTTACCGGAGTTTGTACCACACAATTGTGCACCATGCGCGATAGTTTTGGCTATTATGATGGTTTAAATGCCACTATTTTAGGTATATCTGTGGACTCACCTTTTACACTGGCTAAGTTTAAAGAAGAGAATAATTACCAGTTTGATTTGCTATCTGATTTCAATAAAGAAGTATCATCTGCCTATGGCGCCATATATGATAATTTTGTAATGGGTTTAAAAGGGGTTTCAAAACGTGCCGCCTTTGTTATCGACGAAAACCAGCAAATCATTTACGCTGAGGTACTTGAGGTGGCTACAGATTTACCCAACTTTGAAGCAATTGCAGAAAAAGTAAAGTAATTGAGAAAAAGTTTGCAGTGGATATATAAAAATTCTATTTTTGCAGTCCGTTTCAAAAGGCACTCGTAGCTCAATTGGATAGAGCATCTGACTACGGATCAGAAGGTTAGGGGTTCGACTCCCTTCGAGTGCACAACTAACGTCAAGCCTTTCCGTGTTGTAACTGAAAGGCTTTTAATTTATTAGGAGCATGCTAAATCTGGTATTGTTTGGTCCTCCCGGAGCAGGGAAAGGGACTCAGTCGCAAAAGCTTATCGAAAAACATGGTTTAATCCACCTTTCAACAGGCGATCTTTTACGCGGCGAAATTTCACAGG
This window contains:
- the bla gene encoding subclass B1 metallo-beta-lactamase, producing the protein MKFILSAMLVLCATFGKAQTRPFKISTTHLTGNVYVYVSYGLPDDKTPFPANGLYIVTANGIILIDTPWDEAQTQQLVDTLQRRYKQKIKLCISTHFHSDRTAGLDLLKKNGVKTYATVLTNQLAKRHGNKQAEFTFSKDTVFNVGGGVAVQTFFPGGGHTKDNIVVWLPQSKVLFGGCLIKSMETNSIGYTADANIPEWPGSITRVKNRFKNIRYLIPGHQGWQGDMLMFGHTISIVKQPG
- a CDS encoding peroxiredoxin, with translation MSLQPGQEAPQFTLVSSALKSVSLADFKGRKVVLHFFPFAFTGVCTTQLCTMRDSFGYYDGLNATILGISVDSPFTLAKFKEENNYQFDLLSDFNKEVSSAYGAIYDNFVMGLKGVSKRAAFVIDENQQIIYAEVLEVATDLPNFEAIAEKVK